Below is a window of Streptomyces qaidamensis DNA.
CGCCCGCGAGACCGGCTCGCGGCGGGGTGCCGAGGCCACGGCCACCGCGGCGTCCAGGCCCCGGACGAAGCGCCGGGCGGCGGCTATGTCCGGGTGGGCCGAGGGGCCCGTACCGGCGATGACCGGGGCGAGGACCGCCCGCAGCTCGCCGACCCGCATCCACCACAGGAACGGGGAGCCGATGACGAGGACCGGCGCGACGGGGTGCCGGCGGTGCGCCTGCTTGCCGACTCCCGCTATGTCGTGGTGCTCCTCGGCCGGGGGCGGGCCGTGGGCCGGGTGCGTGCGGTCCTCCAGCCAGCTGTCGCAGTCCGGGGTGAGCGCTATCGCCGAGGGCGCGGGGACGTCGAGGCGGTCGGCGAGATCGCGCACCATCCGGTACAGGTCGGGAGCCGCCTCCTCGGTGACCGGGACCGTCGGGCTCATGGCGGGCCGGGCCCGGGCGACGACCAGGGCGATCCCCGCGGCGGCGAGCAGCACGAGGACCGCGAACGGCGTCAGCACCCAGCGGGCCGTGTCCCAGCCAGGGCCCTCCAGGCGGTCGCCGGCGGCGCCCGCGAGCAGGATCACGGCGACGGCGGCCGGCAGCAGGGCGACGGCCAGGGCACGGCTGCGGATGCGCAGCACGGCCAGTGCCCGTGCCCGCGCGGCCTGCGCGCCTGCTTCCACACCCATTCCGGTCACTACCGACCTCACCCCCTCCCCGTCGACCTGATGCTGCCCTTGCTCACTCCCCCACTGTGGCACCCGCCACTGACATCGCAATGCCGGTGGGCCAAGTGCCGGAACGCTTGCGCCGCACCCTAGTTGGGGCTCCGGCCCTCGTCAGCCGGATAGGGCATCGGTCACTCGATGGAATGGCTTTGGGGAGAGGTGGATGACGGGAAGCGAGCATCAGACCCCCACCTCTCGCATACTTCCGGCCCCGCTCCTCGCATACGTCAGACCACGCCCCTCGCATACGTCAGACCACGCCCCTCGCATACGTCAGGCCCCGGATCCTGAGACGGATCCGGGGCCTGCGGGGTTCATCGGCGGCGGGGTGGTTTCCCTGCCTCGCGTGGACCGGTTACGCGCCCGCCGCCTTCGCGGCGATGTCCGTGCGGTGCTGGGAGCCGTCGAGGCCGATGCGGCCGACGGCCGCGTAGGCACGGTCGCGGGCCTCGGTGAGGTCCTTGCCGGTGGCCGTCACGGACAGGACGCGGCCGCCCGCGCTGACGACGGCGTCCCCCTCCTGCCGGGTCCCGGCGTGCAGCACGTACGCGTGCGGGGCGTCCTGGGCTGCGACCTCGTCGAGACCGGTGATGGGGTCACCGGTGCGCGGGGTGCCGGGGTAGTTGTGCGAGGCGACGACGACGGTCACGGCCGCATCGTCGCTCCAGCGCAGCGGCTCCAGGTGGGCGAGGTTCCCGGTGGCGGCGGCCATCAGCAGCCCGGCCAGCGGCGTCTTGAGCCGGGCCAGGACGACCTGGGTCTCCGGGTCGCCGAAGCGGGCGTTGAACTCGATCACGCGGACACCGCGGGAGGTGATCGCGAGACCGGCGTAGAGCAGGCCGGAGAACGGTGTGCCGCGCCGCTGCATTTCGTCCACGGTCGGCTGCAGCACGGTCTGCAGCACCTCGTCGACCAGCTTCGGGTCGGCCCACGGCAGCGGGGAGTACGCGCCCATGCCGCCGGTGTTGGGGCCCTCGTCGCCGTCCAGCGCGCGCTTGAAGTCCTGGGCGGGCTGGAGCGGGACGACCGTCTCACCGTCGGTGACGGCGAACAGGGAGACCTCCGGGCCGTCGAGGTACTCCTCGATGACCACGCGCTCGCAGGCCGCCGCGTGGGCCCGGGCCGCTTCGAGGTCGTCGGTGACGACGACACCCTTGCCCGCGGCGAGCCCGTCGTCCTTGACGACGTAGGGGGGCCCGAAGGCGTCGAGGGCCGCGTCGGCCTCTTCCGGGGTGGTGCAGACGTACGACCGGGCCGTGGGCACCTCGGCCACCGCCATGACGTCCTTCGCGAAGGCCTTGGAGCCCTCCAGCTGCGCGGCCCGGCCGGACGGACCGAAGACGGGGATGCCCGCCTCGCGCACGGCGTCGGCGACACCGGCGACGAGCGGGGCCTCCGGGCCGACGACCACCAGCTCCGCTCCGAGGCGAGTGGCCAGCGCGGTCACGGCGGCGCCGTCCAGGGCGTCGACCTGGTGCAGCTCGGCGACCTCGGCGATGCCGGCGTTGCCGGGGGCGCAGTGCAGCGCGGTGACGTCGGGGTCGTGGGACAGGGAGTGGCACAGGGCGTGTTCGCGGGCGCCGCTGCCGATGACGAGGACCTTCACAGGGGTCAGCCTAACGGGAGGCGCCGGGTTCCCTTTGTGCGGGCCGCCGAGGGGAGGGGGGATCTTGAGCTGGAGGTTCCTCCAAGGAGTCGGGCTATTCGTTCGTGAACTCCTCGACCACCGTCGCTCCCAGCTCCCTCACGATCAGCTCCTGGCCGGACAAGGCCGACTCGTCGAGGTCGGGGTCGTCGTCCTCGGGGATGTCCTCCTCGGCGGAGACGTGGCGCGGCTGTGGGGCGGAGGGCTGGGGGACGGAGGCGGCCGGGGCCGGGGCGGACGTGGCGGCGGGCGCGGGGCCGCTCGACTGCTGGGCGGGGCCGGCCGGGGGAGCCGGCTGGGCGGGGGCGGGGCGCTGGGCCGTCGCCGTACCGCCGCCGGCGTGGTAACCGCCTCCACCGCCCGTGTTGTAGCCGCCAGAGCCGCCGAAACCGGAGGGGCCGCTGCCGGGCGCCGGGGGCGCGGAGCCGCCCGAGGGGTCGACGATCGCCTCGATCTTCCACTGGACGTTGAACTGCTCGCCCAGCGCCTGCCGCAGCACGTCCTCGCTGCCGCTGCTCAGGAAGTTGTCCCGGGCTCCGGCGTTGACGAAGCCGAGCTGGAGGGTCGTGCCGTCGAAGCCGGTCACCTGGGCGTTCTGGCTGAGCAGGATCCAGGTGAAGCGCCGGCGGTTCTTGACCGCGTCCAGGATGTTCGGCCAGAGCATGCGGGGGTCGAGCTGGCCGCCGCCGGTGGGAGCGGCGGCGGGGACGGGGGCAGGGGCGGAGGCGGGGGCAGGCGCCGACGTCGCCGGAGGCTGGGCCGCCGGAGGGGCGCGGGGGGCGGGGGTGCTCGTCGGCGGGGTGTTCGCCGGTGGGGTGTTCGAGGCGGGCGCGCCCGGGGCGGCCGTGGGCCAGCCGCCGGGGCGACGGCCGCCGCTGCCGGCGGAGGCCGCGGTGGGCCAGGCGCCGGGGGCGGGCTGGGTCGGGGCGGGCTGGGTAGGGGCGGACCGGGCCGCGGCGGGCCGGGGCTCCTGGCCGGGGCCGGGGGCGCCGGTGGCTTCGGGGGTGGCGTGTCCCGGGGGCGGGGTGGCCGGTGCCGACGGCGGCGCGCTCTGGGCCGGCGGCGACTGGGGCACACCGTGACCCGCCGCCGGAGGAGCGGAGCCCGGTGCGGCCGTCGTAGGACCGCCGACGCTGCCGGTCCCCGCGCCGCTGCTGCCCGGTGCTCCGGTCGCGCGGACCGCCGCCCGGGCCGCCGCCGGGCCACTGCCTGCCGGCACCGGACCGCCGGCGCCCGCCGCCACCGGACCGCCGCCACCCGCCTGGGCCGGAGCGGGAGCCGCTCCCCCATGGCCCTCCGGGCCGGGCACGTATCCCATGGCGGGAATGCCGGAGGGGCCGCCCGCGGAGTAGTTCACTCCGCGCTCGATCCGGTCGAGGCGGGCCATCACGGAGCGCTCGTCGCCGTAGGCGGCGGGAAGCAGGACACGGGCGCAGATCAGCTCAAGCTGGAGACGGGGCGAGTGGGCGCCGCGCATCTCGGTCAGGCCTTCGTTGACGAGGTCGGCGGCACGGCTCAGCTCGGCGGGGCCGAAGGTGCCGGCCTGGGCCTGCATGCGCTCGATCACATCGGCGGGGGCGTCGATGAGCCCCTTCTCCGCGGCGTCCGGGACGGCGGCGAGGATCACCAGGTCGCGCAGCCGCTCCAGGAGGTCGGCGACGAAGCGGCGGGGGTCGTTGCCGCCCTCGATCACGTGGTCGACGACCTCGAAGGCAGCGGCTCCGTCGCCGGTGGCGAAGGCCTCGACGACGGAGTCGAGGAGGGAACCGTCGGTGTATCCGAGCAGGGAGGTGGCCATGGCGTAGGTCACACCGTCCGCCGCGGCGCCCGCGAGGAGCTGGTCCATGACGGACATCGAGTCACGCACGGACCCGCCGCCGGCCCGCACCACGAGGGGGAGCACGCCGTCCTCGACCGGGATGGTCTCCTTCTGGCACACCTGTCCGAGGTACTCCCGGAGGGTGCTGGGGGGGACGAGCCGGAAGGGGTAGTGGTGGGTCCGGGACCGGATCGTCCCGATGACCTTCTCGGGCTCGGTGGTCGCGAAGATGAACTTGAGGTGCTCCGGGGGCTCCTCGACGACCTTCAGCAGCGCGTTGAAGCCGGCCGACGTGACCATGTGGGCCTCGTCGATGATGTAGATCTTGTACCGGCTGCGGGCGGGCCCGAAGAAGGCCTTCTCACGCAGGTCACGGGCGTCGTCGACGCCACCGTGGGAAGCGGCGTCGATCTCGATGACGTCGATGGAGCCGGGCCCGTTGCGTGCGAGGTCCTGGCAGGACTGGCACTCCCCGCAGGGCGTCGGCGTGGGCCCCTGCTCGCAGTTCAGGCAGCGGGCCAGGATGCGGGCGCTGGTCGTCTTGCCGCAGCCGCGCGGCCCGCTGAACAGGTACGCGTGGTTGACCCGGTTGTTCCGCAGCGCCTGCTGCAGCGGGTCGGTGACATGCTCCTGCCCGATGACCTCGGCGAAGGTCTCGGGGCGGTAGCGGCGGTACAGAGCGAGAGACGACACGCATACGAGGTTATAGGCGCCCACCGACATCGGGCCCGGCCCGGACCCGGTCGGGAGATCCGGTCGGGAGATCCGGACCGGGAGATCCGGACCGGGAGATCCGGTCCGGGAACGCAGACGCCCCCCACGCACCCGCCAGAGCCGACCTACCCTTGCTGCCTTCCGGCCCTGGGGGAGTTCAGTCAGATAGCGCCGCGTGAGGGGCTGCGCCAAGGCTACCTGATGTCTGGGGCGGGGAACGAGTTCGCGAGCACTCCTCTCGGTCATGTAATGTTCCTGGCGGAGGATTCGCCTAGAGGCCTAGGGCGCACGCTTGGAAAGCGTGTTGGGGGCAACCCCTCACGAGTTCGAATCTCGTATCCTCCGCCAGTGCCTCACCGGGCACGATGTCGAAGGGCCCCACCGTTCGCGGTGGGGCCCTTCGGCCTTGCTGGAGCCACTTCCAGGAGGGAATGAGAAATCGCTTGTGCTTGTGGCATGCCCATGCACAAGGATGTGCGCATGATGCGACCCGCGCGTGCGCTGCTCCCCCTTCTCCTGGTGCCAGTTCTCCTTACAGGTTGCGGCGCGGGCAAGAGCAGCGGTACGGCCGCCGACAGCGCTGACCTTGACGCCGCCGCGGGCGACTGGGGCGTCGCGCCGGAACTCGTGTATGTCACCAAGGTCTCCGGCTACACAGTGCTCCGGGAGTCGGTTGGCGAGTACAACAACGAGTTCGCTGCCGCGTACGGGTCCGAGAAGGGTGTCGGCAAGTTCGGCCTCTTCGTAGGGCGCGGCACGATGACGGCGGAGAGCTGCCCCGAGCAGCCGCTGGGCGAGGTGTCGGAGAAGCGGGTCACCTGTGAGCATGCCGGCGACGCCTGGTACCGCAAGGCCGGTGGCAGCCACGAGTACGCGGTGCCCGACGACGGCGTGGTGATTCATCTGATCGCTGATGTGGACAAGGTCGACCGCGCCGTTCTGCGTAAGGCCGCCGAGGCGGCCCACCGCCCGGACGACGCCGAATTGGCCGCACTCCTGCCGACCGGCAACGGCGCGGGCACCTGAGAGGACGGTTTGAAGTCGGCTGTGCAGCGGGCACCCATGCCGTCATCCGCGGAGTGGACTCAGCCGGGACGGAAGCCGATAGCCGCTCTCACGACCGACCGCTCATGCCGTTTTCGCGGTGGACTTTTTTGCGCTCCTGCTTCGTCCCGCAGGGGTGCGCGTGTTCTTCCGCTTGGGCTTTTCCGCGTGGGGCTCGGTCCGTGAGGGCGTCGCCTGCACAGGGGCGGTCTTCCACTTCAGTTCGATCTCCAGCTCGATCTCACCGCCGCCGATCTCGACCTCCAGCTCGCTGTGGAGGTCCTCGGGGATCCGGAGGCCCAGCGTCCCGGGGCCGAGGTCCAGCTCGGCGTCCCCGCCTTCCCTCAGGGCGTCTGCGAGTGCCGTGAGCTGGTCAGCGGCCTCGTGGCGGGACAGCGAGCGCTTCTGCTCGAACGTGAGGTCCTTCATGGGGCCCTCCCTGTGGCAAAAGGGTGGATGAAGCCATCTTGGCGGGATGTGCGGACTCGTGGGTCAGCCACCCGCCTCCGGACCCCAGTGCTCGGGTCCCACTCCGCGCCAGTCGATCCACGGCACCTCCGCCACGTCCGCCGGATCGATCTCCAGTCCGGCGCGGCGGAGGAACTCCGCGACATCGACGACGTCGTGGGCGAGCCCGAGGATCTCGCCGTCCACGCGGACGCGTCGGCCGCCCGAGGGCGACGGCGGATGCACGATCACACGAATCGGTCCGGACATGTCTTCAGGATCGTCCGGGACGTACGGTCCCGCAGGCCGGCGCGTCATCGAGGGAGCCGCTCGCGCACGCCCGCGGCCGTCCGCCCCAGCTCCCGCAGCTCCCACCACGCCGCGGGACTCGGCCGTCGCTGCTGCCAGTAGGGGTGGAAGAACGCCCGGGCCGACAGCCGGTACAGACGCCGGCGCAGCTCGGTGCGGCCGGGCCGATCGGCGAGCTGCCGGTGCGTGGCACTCCACTCCCGTTGCGCCCGGACGAGATCGTCGGGAAACGTTCGCATGGCCGAATTCAATCATGTGTTCGATTTTTCGAGCCAGCGCAAGGCTTCTGTTACGTCTCGGTTCGGGCACCGGACGCGGACAGCCGCAGCGCGAGAGGCCCGAGTAGGCGCATACTGAGGCCAATGACAAAGCCTGCTGCTTCCAAGCGTCACTTGCCTACCAGCCCCTTCAAGGCGCCGGTCGCACCCGCTCCCAAGTACTTCGCCGTCGGTGACCAGGTCACGCACGACATGTACGGGCTCGGCCGGGTCATCGGCATCGAGGACGGGATCGCCGCGCTCGTCGACTTCGGTTCGGCGCAGATGCGGATCCTGAGCCCCTACGCCAAGATGACCAAGCTGTAGGACCTCCGTGCCCGGTCGGGGCACTCCTGGCCCTGCCTTGGGCCAGCAACCGAAAAGAGACCTCTCATCGAACCGACTTCGCTGTTCTCCGCCGTGGAGGGGCAGCCGAGCCTTTCCAGTGCGGCGTCGCCGCCTCCGGCGACCAACCCCTTCCAGGCCCCCGACTTCGGGGAGGCCGAAGCCTTCCCTCTCGTCGAGGACATGCCGGAGGAGCCCGTCGCGACCAGGCGTCCGGCGCGCCGCAGGGCCGCCTAGCCCCACTCTGCGGTCCGGTCAGATCTCGCGGTCCGACGCCGGCCAGACGTACGGCAGGTCGTCCGGGACCCCCGGGAAGAGGGACGCGTACGTCGTGGGGTCCTTGCGGACCAGGGCCGAGCGGTGGCTCTCGTGGAAGGGGTCGTCGCCCAGCCAGGGCGGGAGCTCGTCTTCGGCGGCCAGTTGCGGCTGGTCGCGGATCGGGGCGTGGGGGCGGGTCGCCGACAGGTCGGCCACGAGCGTCGCCGCGCACGTGTCCTGGTGGCCCTGTTCGCGCCAGACGCGGCAGATCTCCAGGCCGTAGCGGACCAGCGCCTCCTCGTAGCCGAGCCACATCTTCACGGCCGGGTGGCGGCGCCAGCCGTAGCCGGGGACGACCAGGCCGCGCAGGACCTGAAGGGCCTCGACGCGTTGTTTGCCGAGCCGGCGGCGGTCGAGGGACAGGGCCGTCGTGCGGAAGTCCGGGTAGGGCAGAAAGGTCTGCATGCGGTCGCCGGTGCTCCTCACCGTGCGTCGGTGCGCGTGCCGCGCCGCCGACCGAGGGCGAGGGCCAGGCCGATCATGACGATGCCCAGGACGAAGTGGAGCCAGTCGTCCGCGGTGTTCAGCGGGACGAAGTTGGCGTCACTGTCGTGGCCGACGGACAGGCCGTACACCCACAGCACCAGGTAGACGGCGCCGCCGACCAGCAAGTACGAGTACGCACCGGCGGCCGTGCCGGCGAGCGTCAGACCGGCGAGGCCGTACGCCACGTGCACCAGGTTGTGCAGGATCGAGACCTGGAACAGGCCGAACAGTTCGGCGCCCGACTCGTGGGAGGCGAACTCCAGCGAGCCGTAGTCGGTGGTGATGCCCGGGATGAAGCCCAGCACGCCGACCACGAGGAAGACGAGGCCGAGCAGCAGGGCGGCCTGCTGGACGGGGGTGCGGGCGGCCCGGTGGGACGTCGGTGTGGTCATGGCCTGTGGCTCCTCACGCGAGTGACAGGGTCTGTTCCGCCCAGATGGTCTTGCCCGTGGCGCTCTGGCGGGTGCCCCAGCGCTCGGTCAGCTGGGCGACGAGGAGCAGGCCTCGGCCGCCCTCGTCATAGGTGCGGGCGCGCCGCAGGTGGGGAGCGGTGCTGCCGCCGTCGGACACCTCGCAGATCAGGGTCGTGTCGTGGATCAGGCGGAGCTGGACCGGCGGCTGGGCGTGCCGGATGGCGTTGGTGACGAGCTCGCTGACGACCAGCTCCGTGACGAACACGGCGTCGGAGAGCCCCCACCGCTCCAGTTGCGCCACCACGTCCTTGCGGGTCTGCGCGACCGCGGACGGGTCGGACGGCACCGACCAGGTGGCGACCTGCCGCGCGTCGAGCGCGCGGGTACGGGCGATGAGCAGGGCCACGTCGTCGGCCGGGCGTTGCGGCAGCAGGTCTGCGAGGACCGTGTCGCACAGGGCGTCCAGCGAGCCCGCCGGGCGGGCCAGTGCCTCCCGCAGCCGGTGGACGCCGGTGTCGAGGTCCCGCTCGGGGGTCTCGATCAGGCCGTTGGTGTAGAGGGCGAGCAGGCTGCCCTCGGGGAGGACGACCTCGGTGGACTCGTACGGCAGGCCGCCCAGGCCGAGCGGGGGCGTCGCCGGGAGCCCGACGAGGTCGACGCTGCCCCCGGGGCCGACGACGGCCGGCACGGGATGCCCGGCCCCGGCGAAGCAGCAGCGCCGTGTCACCGGGTCGTACACGGCGTACAGGCAGGTGGCCCCGACGTCGCCCGAGGCCCCGGCGGAGCCCGCCGACGCCCGCTCGCCGTCACTCTCCTCCTCCGTGTTGAGACGGGCGACCATGTCGTCGAGGTGGGTCAGCAGTTCGTCGCACGGCAGGTCGATGTCGGCCAGCGTGCGGACCGCCGTACGCAGCCGCCCCATGGTCGCCGACGCGACCAGCCCGTGGCCGACCACGTCCCCGACGACCAGCGCCACCCGTGCCCCCGAGAGGGGGATGACGTCGAACCAGTCCCCGCCGACACCGGCCTGCCCGCCCGCCGGGAGGTAGCGGGAGGCGACCTCGACGGCCGCCTGCCGGGGCAGTCGCTGCGGCAGCAGGCTGCGCTGGAGCGTGACCGCCGTGGCGCGCTCGCGGGTGTAGCGGCGGGCGTTGTCGATGCTGACCGCGGCCCGGGCGGCCAGTTCCCCGGCCAGCACCAGGTCGTCCTGCTGGAAGGTCTCCTGGTTGCGGTGCCGGACGAAGAAGGCGACGCCCAGGGTGCTGCCGCGGGCGACCAGCGGCACGGCCATCACGGAGTGGATGCCGAACGCCCGGACCCGGGCGGCGCGGGCCGGGTCGCGGGCCAGCCAGGCGGTGAACGCGGTGTCGGTCACCTCGTGCAGGGTGGGCCGTCCGGTGCGCAGGCTCTCGAAGGGCATCGAACCCGCCGGGTAGGAGCCCACCGCGCCGGCCGCCACGACCGCCTCCGGTGCGCCCGGCGTCACCGACTGCAGCGCGGCCCGGCGCAGCAGCAGCGGCCCGTCCGCCGGAACCGCCTGCGGGGGCGGCTCGGGTGCGTCGTCCAGCTCGGTCAGCAGATCGACGCCGGCGAAGTCGGCCAGGACCGGGACGGTCACGTCCGCCAGCTCCTGGGCCGTGCGCGTCACGTCGAGCGTGCTGCCGATGCGCCGGCCGGCCTCGGCGATCAGCTGGAGCCGCTTGCGGGCCCAGAACTGCTCCGTCATGTCGTGTGCGGACAGGCAGACGCCCTGGATGGTGCCCTCGTGGTCGCGCAGCGCGGACATGAAGACCGACCAGGCGTGCTCATGGTCTTCGCCGGGTGCGCGAAGGTAGTTCTCCTCGTACTCCGGCTCGCCGGTGCGCAGGACCCGGGCCATGGCGCGTTCCGCCCGCAGGCCGGCGTCGTCGACGACGATCTCGGACACGCGCAGGCCGCGCATCTCCTCCTCGGTGAGCGCCGTGGCGCGCTCCATGTCGGCGTTGGCCCGGCGCAGCCGGAGCCGGGTGTCGTAGATTGCCTGGGCGCAGCACGGAGACTGGGCGAAACTCCAGCTCACCAGGGATTCGTCGAGACCGGCGGGTGGCTGCCGGCCGGTCAGGGCGGAGACGATGAGCCAGGCGGGGACGTCGGCGCCGGGTGGTCTGTGGTGGGCGAGGATCCTGACCGTCAGCTGCCGGCCGTCGCGGTGCCGGAGGGCGACGTCGCCGTTCCAGCGGGGCAGCCCGGCGAGCGTGGGCAGACCGCCCCGCACCGGGATCGGCTCGGCCAGCAGATCCGCGGCACGGCGGCCGGTCAGCTGCCCGGCCGAGTACCCGAGGAGCCGCTCGGCGCCCGCGTTCCAGCCGGTCACGATGCCGTGTTCGTCGAGGGCGACACGGGCCGTGAGGGCTGCACCGACGAGGGCTTCGAGAGCTTCGGGTTCTTCTCCGGACGGCCGGCTGGCCCGGCCGACGGCGGCGGGCTGTTCCATGATCGGTCATCTCACTCTCGGGGGAATCAGCCATGATCCCGGATATGCACAGCTATCACCCGGTTTACCCCGATTAAGTCGGCTCTCTCACCGTGAGGTCCACGAAACGAGAATCGGAGCCTGCCGCCGCCCGGCCCGGGTAACCGCTCCCCCATGGGTCAGATCCTGGTGGGCACGTGTTCCTGGACCGACCGGGCACTGGTCGGCAGCGGCTGGTATCCCCCGGGCCGGCGGGACGCCGAGGGGCGGTTACGGCACTACGCCGAGCGGTTCGCTGTCGTCGAGGTCGACGCCTCGTACTACGCCCTGCCGGGCGAACAGAACAGCCGGCTGTGGGCCGAGCGGACACCGGACGGCTTCGTGTTCGACGTGAAGGCGTTCTCGCTGCTCACCGGGCATCCCACCCGTGAGGCGGTGATGCCGGACGGGCTGCGGGCCGAGCACCGGGACCCGGCGGTACTCGATCAGGTGTGGGACCGGTTCGCGGCCGGGATCGAGCCGCTGCGGGAGGCCGGGCGGCTCGGGAGCGTGCTGTTCCAGTTCCCGCCCTGGTTCCGGCCCGGGCAGCGGGCGGAGGCGTTCCTGCGGGAATGCGCCGAGCGGACCGAAGGCTGGCCGCTGGCCGTCGAGTTCCGGCACCCCTCCTGGTGGGAACCGGGGCAGGCCGAGGCGACGGGCGCGCTGCTCGCCCGGCACGGCATGGCCGCGGTGGCCGTCGACATGACGCAGAGGCTCGCCTCGTCAGTCCCGCCGGTCACACCCGTGACCTCGCCCCGGCTGTCCGTCGTCCGCTTCCACGGCCGCAGCACCGCCTGGGGCACCGGCAGCAAGGAGGACCGGTTCCGCCACGCGTACGGCGAGGACGAACTCGCCGAGTGGCTGCCCCGGGTGCGCCGGCTGGCCGAGCGGACCGAGCAGGTCCACGTCCTGTTCAACAACTGCTGCGGCGACGCCGCCGTCAGCGCCGCCGAGGCCATGACCCGGCTCCTCGACGACGCCCGGCCGACGGGCGACATCCCGCCGACGGACGACGTGCCAGCGACGAACGATGTGCCACCGGCGGACGATGTGCCACCGGCGGACGATTCCCCGTCGACGGCGGACGATTCCCCGTCGACGGCGGCACGGTTGCCTAGGGCTCGACCCGCACCTGGCGTTCCACCGACACCTGGTCGACGTCCGACACCCGCACGGTCGTCTTCATCGTCCACTTCCCGGCGAGCGGCAGGTTGACGGAGTTGGTGCTCCAGTAACCGCCCCGGTCGGTGAGTTCGGCGTCGATCGGGCCGACCTTGCGGGAGGGCAGGGTGAAGGTGATGCGGACCTCGGGGATCACCACCAGGCCCGTGTCGGAGCCGTAGACGACGGCCTGTACGCCGTTCTCGCCGACGCGGGCCGGGTCCAGGGTGACCTGCACCTTTCCGCTCCCGGTCACGGAATCCGTGCCCGTGTCGAAGGGCATCGTGATCTCGGTCGTGGGCGGCAGCGCCCCCAGCGGTGCCTGCTGGGCCGCCTCGGCCTGGGCCCGGCTCGGAAGGGTTCCGGTGAGCACGGTCGTGATCATCAGCACCACGGCTGCGACGGCCACTTCGACCAGGACGGAGCGGCGCAGGCGCCGCCGGATGCCGGGGTCCCCGGATCCGGCCCCCGGCCCCGCCGGGCCGTCGGGCGACTTTGGCTCCCCGTGCGGCTTCGGCTCCCCGTGCGACTCCGGCTCTTGGGGCGTCCCCGGTTCGCCCGTCCCGGGTCCCGCGGCGCCTTCGCCGCCTTCCGCGGGCGCGCCGACCGGCTGCGGGACCGGTGCCGGTACGGCCGCCCGGGCCGCAACCGCCGGTGCCGCGATCCGCGCCGTCCAGCGCCGCGAGTACCCGGCCACCAGCAACAGCACGGCCACCCCGGTCAGTTTGGCGAGCAGCAGCCGGCCGTACGACGTACCGGACAGCGCGGAGAGGGAGCCGAGGCCGCGCCAGGACTGGTAGAGGCCCGTGACGGCCAGGACGGTCACCGAGGTGAAGGCGATCCGGGAGAAGCGGGGCACGACCTCCACCAGGTCGTCGCCGGACGAGCGGCGCAGGGTCAGCAGCAGCGCCACGAGGCCGCCCAGCCAGACGCCGGTCGCCAGCAGGTGCGCCACGGACGACGTCATCGCCGCCGGCACCTGGATCCCGGCGGAGGCGTGCTCGGCCGCCGCCCACGTCAGGGCCAGGGCCACGGCCAGGGCCGTGCCGATCGCCAGGGCGACGGGCCGCTTCGCGGTGTCACGGTGCCTGGACAGCCGGACCAGGAAGGCGGCGGTCAGCAGGAGGACGAGCAGCCGGGCGAGCAGGGCCAGGCCGGGGCGGCCGGTCAGGGTGCGGCCGAGGGCGGAGGCGTCGAAGGCTGCGGCGGGGCCCGTGCCCGCCTCGTAGGGGGCGCGCAGCAGGAGCAGGACGGCCGTCGAGCCCAGTAGCGTCCACCAGGCCGCCACCAGCGGCCGGCGCAGCGGGGAGGTGTGCGCGGGCCGGCACAGCAGCGCGAACGCCGCCGTGCCGACGAGCAGTGCGGCGGCGAGGTAGGCGAGGTAGCGGGCGGCGTCGTAGAGGCCGCGGGTGAGGGGGTCCTCGGCCGGGCCGGTGTCGATCTGGCCGGTGGTTGCGGACCGTTTCCCCACGGAGAAGCTGAAGGCGCCGGAGACGGGGTGGCTGTCGGCGGAG
It encodes the following:
- a CDS encoding amphi-Trp domain-containing protein, encoding MKDLTFEQKRSLSRHEAADQLTALADALREGGDAELDLGPGTLGLRIPEDLHSELEVEIGGGEIELEIELKWKTAPVQATPSRTEPHAEKPKRKNTRTPAGRSRSAKKSTAKTA
- the purD gene encoding phosphoribosylamine--glycine ligase; its protein translation is MKVLVIGSGAREHALCHSLSHDPDVTALHCAPGNAGIAEVAELHQVDALDGAAVTALATRLGAELVVVGPEAPLVAGVADAVREAGIPVFGPSGRAAQLEGSKAFAKDVMAVAEVPTARSYVCTTPEEADAALDAFGPPYVVKDDGLAAGKGVVVTDDLEAARAHAAACERVVIEEYLDGPEVSLFAVTDGETVVPLQPAQDFKRALDGDEGPNTGGMGAYSPLPWADPKLVDEVLQTVLQPTVDEMQRRGTPFSGLLYAGLAITSRGVRVIEFNARFGDPETQVVLARLKTPLAGLLMAAATGNLAHLEPLRWSDDAAVTVVVASHNYPGTPRTGDPITGLDEVAAQDAPHAYVLHAGTRQEGDAVVSAGGRVLSVTATGKDLTEARDRAYAAVGRIGLDGSQHRTDIAAKAAGA
- a CDS encoding DUF4383 domain-containing protein; its protein translation is MTTPTSHRAARTPVQQAALLLGLVFLVVGVLGFIPGITTDYGSLEFASHESGAELFGLFQVSILHNLVHVAYGLAGLTLAGTAAGAYSYLLVGGAVYLVLWVYGLSVGHDSDANFVPLNTADDWLHFVLGIVMIGLALALGRRRGTRTDAR
- a CDS encoding DNA polymerase III subunit gamma and tau, with translation MSSLALYRRYRPETFAEVIGQEHVTDPLQQALRNNRVNHAYLFSGPRGCGKTTSARILARCLNCEQGPTPTPCGECQSCQDLARNGPGSIDVIEIDAASHGGVDDARDLREKAFFGPARSRYKIYIIDEAHMVTSAGFNALLKVVEEPPEHLKFIFATTEPEKVIGTIRSRTHHYPFRLVPPSTLREYLGQVCQKETIPVEDGVLPLVVRAGGGSVRDSMSVMDQLLAGAAADGVTYAMATSLLGYTDGSLLDSVVEAFATGDGAAAFEVVDHVIEGGNDPRRFVADLLERLRDLVILAAVPDAAEKGLIDAPADVIERMQAQAGTFGPAELSRAADLVNEGLTEMRGAHSPRLQLELICARVLLPAAYGDERSVMARLDRIERGVNYSAGGPSGIPAMGYVPGPEGHGGAAPAPAQAGGGGPVAAGAGGPVPAGSGPAAARAAVRATGAPGSSGAGTGSVGGPTTAAPGSAPPAAGHGVPQSPPAQSAPPSAPATPPPGHATPEATGAPGPGQEPRPAAARSAPTQPAPTQPAPGAWPTAASAGSGGRRPGGWPTAAPGAPASNTPPANTPPTSTPAPRAPPAAQPPATSAPAPASAPAPVPAAAPTGGGQLDPRMLWPNILDAVKNRRRFTWILLSQNAQVTGFDGTTLQLGFVNAGARDNFLSSGSEDVLRQALGEQFNVQWKIEAIVDPSGGSAPPAPGSGPSGFGGSGGYNTGGGGGYHAGGGTATAQRPAPAQPAPPAGPAQQSSGPAPAATSAPAPAASVPQPSAPQPRHVSAEEDIPEDDDPDLDESALSGQELIVRELGATVVEEFTNE
- a CDS encoding MSMEG_6728 family protein, translating into MQTFLPYPDFRTTALSLDRRRLGKQRVEALQVLRGLVVPGYGWRRHPAVKMWLGYEEALVRYGLEICRVWREQGHQDTCAATLVADLSATRPHAPIRDQPQLAAEDELPPWLGDDPFHESHRSALVRKDPTTYASLFPGVPDDLPYVWPASDREI